From Butyricimonas paravirosa, one genomic window encodes:
- a CDS encoding RNA polymerase sigma-70 factor: MLDIQEEMLYINRMQRGDAAAFEYFFKKYMKMLYAYALGFVNEKSVAEDVIQDVFVQFWHKREQIQYTTSVYSYLQRAVKNACINMRLHEDVERKYEQEVKYTEEEAFDWREAEELQKLRQRLFDAMDRLPERCRKIFIMSCVDGLKYKEIAVRMGITENTIKTQIKLGYKKLRDEMNLSDSELSVLLLLFFDFVLIF; the protein is encoded by the coding sequence ATGCTTGATATACAAGAAGAAATGCTTTATATTAATCGGATGCAGCGAGGTGATGCGGCGGCTTTTGAATACTTTTTTAAAAAGTATATGAAGATGCTGTATGCTTATGCACTAGGATTCGTGAATGAGAAAAGTGTGGCGGAGGATGTGATTCAGGATGTTTTCGTGCAATTCTGGCATAAACGAGAACAAATTCAATATACCACTTCAGTTTATAGCTATTTACAACGAGCTGTAAAGAATGCATGTATTAACATGCGTTTGCACGAGGATGTTGAAAGAAAATACGAGCAAGAGGTTAAGTACACGGAAGAGGAAGCTTTTGACTGGCGGGAGGCGGAGGAACTTCAGAAGTTGCGACAAAGATTGTTTGATGCCATGGATCGTTTGCCGGAACGATGTCGGAAAATTTTTATCATGAGTTGCGTGGATGGCTTGAAATACAAGGAAATCGCTGTTCGTATGGGAATTACTGAAAACACGATAAAAACTCAAATCAAGTTGGGCTATAAAAAATTGCGAGATGAAATGAACTTGTCTGATAGCGAGTTATCGGTTTTATTATTATTGTTTTTTGATTTTGTATTAATTTTTTGA
- a CDS encoding RagB/SusD family nutrient uptake outer membrane protein: MKIQKYLIYSLSLFLFACNDFLEEKPSKTTSLVPETTGHLESLLNDYSSFYLEENSTASFSSDDFGLYRELYEAKNSVYNISTVEFATWDMEYLPAASRDAFWTTEYKKIFTANMILDYLPEVKGDESTKALLRAEAHLIRAYSMWVLANTYCLPYSDINKQEPGLVLKLSTNFEESMKRASLEKTYDQIEKDLQEALKINVDLTMVNGKYKIWRASLPAVHAFAARYYLFMNNYNEALKYADLALKKHADLVDYNTEMRYSTQKRTVIINGQEVEIKYPHTFDNQNDMNDKLGWKEFYYFRMLNNSFWWYVPSKELLASYDHQYDLRYKYHFVLNYSYDMGVISPAYEWPGYVFFFKDRIPSGPTVAEMILIKAECQAREGDYTAAMNTVNLLRAKRMSNDAPRTVINLSAESPKEAISQILAERRREMPFTMRWFDIRRFNNNDYPDDDVILTKEFYPYTNSSIRGNEPLRTYRLEKQSRRFAQPILTTEIESSRGEIEQNKY; the protein is encoded by the coding sequence ATGAAAATACAGAAATATTTGATCTACTCTTTATCATTGTTCTTGTTCGCATGCAATGACTTTTTAGAAGAAAAACCTTCTAAAACAACATCTTTAGTACCGGAAACGACCGGACATTTGGAAAGCTTGTTGAACGATTATAGTTCCTTTTACTTGGAAGAGAACAGTACGGCTTCTTTTAGTTCGGATGATTTTGGATTATACCGAGAACTTTACGAGGCCAAAAATAGCGTGTATAACATTTCCACGGTAGAATTTGCCACTTGGGATATGGAATACCTTCCTGCAGCAAGTCGCGATGCTTTTTGGACAACGGAGTACAAGAAAATCTTCACAGCTAACATGATATTGGATTACCTACCTGAAGTAAAGGGAGATGAAAGTACGAAGGCTCTCCTTCGAGCAGAAGCTCATTTAATTCGAGCATATAGTATGTGGGTACTAGCTAATACTTATTGCTTACCTTATAGCGATATTAACAAGCAGGAACCTGGATTGGTTCTTAAATTGTCAACCAATTTTGAGGAATCTATGAAACGTGCTAGCTTGGAAAAAACCTACGACCAAATTGAAAAGGACCTACAAGAAGCGTTGAAAATAAACGTGGACTTGACCATGGTAAACGGGAAATACAAAATATGGAGAGCCAGTCTTCCTGCAGTGCATGCTTTTGCCGCACGCTATTACCTCTTCATGAACAATTATAACGAAGCTCTAAAATATGCTGATCTGGCTTTAAAAAAACACGCAGATCTAGTGGATTATAACACGGAGATGCGTTATAGCACACAAAAAAGGACTGTGATTATCAATGGACAGGAGGTTGAAATCAAGTATCCACACACTTTTGATAATCAAAATGACATGAATGACAAACTAGGCTGGAAAGAGTTTTATTATTTCCGCATGCTGAATAATTCTTTCTGGTGGTATGTTCCCAGCAAAGAACTCTTGGCATCCTATGACCATCAATATGATTTGCGTTACAAGTATCATTTCGTCCTTAATTATTCCTACGACATGGGAGTGATCAGTCCTGCATATGAATGGCCCGGTTATGTCTTTTTCTTTAAAGATAGAATTCCTTCCGGTCCTACCGTTGCCGAGATGATCTTAATTAAAGCTGAATGTCAGGCTCGGGAAGGAGATTATACGGCTGCCATGAATACGGTCAATTTGCTTAGAGCAAAACGTATGAGTAATGACGCACCCCGCACGGTAATCAATTTATCGGCAGAATCACCCAAAGAAGCGATCTCCCAAATATTGGCAGAACGCCGTCGTGAAATGCCGTTCACCATGCGCTGGTTTGATATTCGTCGTTTTAATAATAACGATTATCCTGATGACGATGTGATTTTAACCAAAGAGTTTTATCCTTATACAAATTCATCCATTCGTGGAAACGAGCCCCTTAGGACATATCGTCTTGAAAAACAATCACGACGGTTCGCACAACCCATTCTGACGACAGAAATCGAGAGTAGTCGTGGAGAAATAGAACAGAATAAATATTGA
- a CDS encoding FecR family protein gives MEEKTSTNSGSKWLKAFLDREESLDMKALADELRERGDDELVQKFQRLRGMEDLSPDEQKIWGNIQSRLKFKSRRFVRNLLKYAAMIMIPLCVGGALWLLQKERGNVQPVSVASTSIAPGQHKAYLLLSNKVQMDLSRKGADTLFVERGVQVRIDSSGKISYQDAERQPANKELVYHTMVVPKAGEYFLELPDGTKVWLNSFSELKFPINFRGGERKVYLKGEAYFEVAKDASKPFYVMLDDMAVKVLGTSFNVNAYRDRGNVLTTLVTGKIEILDTLGKSLAVLNPSEQADFSNSKVDVTRVNVDNCISWREGKFYFEAMRLEDIMLQLQRWYDIEVFFASENLKNKTFTGVVRRDLVAGEIFSIIEKTTRVKFEENGKCVIISYQ, from the coding sequence ATGGAAGAAAAAACATCAACAAATAGCGGGAGTAAATGGCTAAAAGCTTTTCTGGATCGGGAGGAATCTCTCGATATGAAAGCGTTGGCGGACGAATTGCGTGAACGGGGAGATGATGAATTGGTTCAGAAATTTCAGCGTTTACGCGGTATGGAGGATTTATCTCCCGATGAACAAAAAATATGGGGAAACATTCAATCCCGGTTAAAATTCAAATCCCGACGTTTTGTCCGGAATCTCTTGAAATATGCTGCAATGATTATGATTCCTCTGTGCGTGGGAGGTGCTTTATGGTTATTGCAGAAAGAGAGGGGGAATGTACAGCCCGTTTCAGTCGCGTCAACTTCTATCGCCCCCGGGCAGCATAAGGCGTATTTATTATTGTCTAACAAGGTTCAGATGGATTTGTCGCGAAAAGGAGCGGATACGTTATTCGTGGAACGGGGGGTGCAGGTCCGGATAGATTCGTCGGGGAAAATTTCTTATCAGGATGCAGAGCGGCAACCAGCAAACAAGGAATTAGTGTATCATACGATGGTTGTACCCAAGGCCGGGGAGTATTTTCTAGAACTTCCCGATGGGACGAAGGTGTGGTTAAATTCTTTTTCCGAGTTAAAGTTCCCGATAAATTTTAGGGGAGGGGAGCGGAAAGTATATTTAAAAGGGGAGGCTTACTTTGAAGTAGCCAAAGATGCGAGTAAACCGTTTTATGTTATGCTTGATGATATGGCGGTGAAAGTGCTGGGGACCTCGTTCAACGTGAACGCTTACCGGGATCGTGGAAACGTCCTGACGACGTTAGTCACGGGGAAGATCGAGATTCTGGATACTTTGGGGAAAAGTTTGGCGGTTTTGAACCCGAGCGAGCAAGCCGATTTTTCAAACAGCAAGGTGGACGTGACCCGAGTTAACGTGGATAATTGTATCTCTTGGCGGGAGGGAAAGTTTTATTTCGAGGCGATGCGTTTGGAAGATATTATGTTGCAATTACAACGATGGTATGATATTGAAGTCTTTTTTGCTTCAGAAAATTTGAAAAACAAAACGTTCACGGGAGTGGTTCGGAGAGATCTTGTGGCAGGGGAGATCTTTTCGATAATAGAAAAAACGACGCGAGTAAAATTTGAGGAAAATGGAAAATGTGTGATCATTAGTTATCAATGA
- a CDS encoding SusC/RagA family TonB-linked outer membrane protein produces MKLTFVLCVFFTFHLSASTLAQDNRISLKLDNATLEEFIEELKEQTNISFFYNASLFSEVSKVSINVQNVALKDVLKNVLEKRGFDFDFEDDVIVIKMRKIPSQPQQTKRTVKGVVKDETGVTLPGVAVLIKGSTTGVVTDNQGNYSISVSSDSVTLQFSFLGLQTKEEVVGKRSEINVVLLSDTKKIDEVVVTGYQTISRERATGSFDLISADQLSRPTSDLASRLVGVTAGVQSNLDADGNLIFEIRGQTSLNKDNARPLIVVDGFPVEGEFSSINPNDVESVTILKDAAAASIWGARSANGVIVVTTKRGKMSAKKGAKIEVSAFVKVAPKLDLDYYNPLASSAETVEYEQKGFETEFFGVGGLVNGNYWEATVSYSQAVVALNEHRLGHLSDTQLNTALNKLQNQNNKDQIRKYLLQNPLTHQYNVNISGANERSSNLLSLMYESDRDGFKENKKDKLMVNYRTDVKLSKWLDFNFSGMVQYNKIKNSGINASSLPRYASFANYTSPSFGAAIGSIKELSPYDMLVNEDGTRTQLSGNFYVPILESQVPSENFPYVDWSYNPITEIENRDLGRKELNTRIQGGFLVRLWEGFTFDTKLQYEMYNTYYKDVFNENTYYVRRLINTTSSWDKISDEVTPNLAKGGIRDEAKVDVRAFNFRNQLNFVRTFEERHAVNVIAGMEISERVREQTTYARTYGYNNKTLSVGIFPNGPMGSGTKDWQGSSNDYNYAFSYTNGFNYISDRYFSLFANAAYTFDDKYTLSGSVRTDASNLITDDPKYRYSPFWSIGLGWQIGKEKFMQKYDWIDRLNVRLTYGYNGNVDRSTSFRPLINVSPTQNTYIQDVTATIQSFGNPSLRWEKTGTWDFGVDYTLLEGKLFGKIDVYSKMGKDLIASMTIPSVNGTSTQALNAAEMTNRGIELEVGTSLKILENDITWSGSVNFSYNKNRIRKLHKSMYTATELYEGSTRSYLEGYDANTLWVFKYAGVINKGNENNPDWQPVVEGANGDMYDFTTSTPGDGRNYMKHAGTKVAPYSFGFSNSFKIYDFNISFLITGKFGHKFLRQSFNYPSMWDGKALPNKYYQEIVSSDPSDRVPIPFGKSEPRFLYWDRFYPVLDYLVENAGHVRLREINISYQMPSHWLSRIGINSLALYAQGNDLYSWFNNKYDEDPEHPLGSVKPQATYTFGLRFDF; encoded by the coding sequence ATGAAATTAACATTTGTTCTATGTGTATTTTTTACGTTTCATTTGTCTGCAAGTACACTTGCACAAGACAACCGGATTTCTCTAAAGTTAGATAATGCCACCTTGGAGGAATTCATAGAAGAGTTAAAGGAACAGACAAACATCAGTTTCTTTTACAATGCTTCATTATTTTCTGAAGTGTCAAAAGTGTCTATAAACGTACAAAATGTTGCTTTAAAGGACGTTTTGAAAAATGTTTTAGAAAAACGTGGATTCGATTTTGACTTTGAGGATGACGTAATCGTAATTAAAATGAGGAAAATTCCCTCTCAACCCCAGCAAACGAAAAGAACCGTAAAAGGAGTGGTGAAAGACGAAACGGGAGTGACCCTACCAGGGGTTGCAGTTTTGATCAAGGGGAGTACAACGGGAGTGGTAACCGATAATCAAGGAAATTATTCCATATCCGTAAGTAGCGATTCAGTCACGTTGCAGTTCTCGTTTTTGGGATTACAAACAAAAGAGGAAGTTGTCGGTAAACGCTCGGAAATAAATGTAGTACTATTATCTGACACGAAAAAAATTGATGAAGTGGTAGTTACCGGTTACCAAACGATCTCTCGAGAACGGGCAACCGGGTCTTTCGATTTGATCTCAGCGGATCAATTGTCAAGACCGACATCAGATTTAGCCTCTCGCCTAGTTGGGGTCACGGCTGGGGTACAAAGCAATTTGGATGCAGATGGTAATCTGATATTTGAGATTCGAGGACAAACTTCTCTAAATAAGGATAATGCACGTCCATTAATCGTTGTTGACGGTTTTCCCGTGGAAGGCGAATTTAGTTCAATCAATCCCAATGATGTCGAGAGTGTAACAATCTTAAAAGATGCTGCCGCAGCTTCCATCTGGGGGGCACGTTCCGCTAATGGGGTAATTGTAGTTACAACGAAACGTGGAAAAATGTCCGCAAAGAAAGGTGCGAAGATAGAGGTTTCTGCTTTTGTAAAAGTTGCCCCGAAATTGGATTTAGATTATTACAACCCATTAGCCTCCTCAGCAGAAACAGTGGAGTATGAACAAAAAGGGTTTGAGACTGAGTTTTTCGGAGTAGGAGGCCTTGTCAATGGCAATTATTGGGAAGCTACAGTCTCTTATTCTCAAGCGGTTGTTGCCTTGAACGAACATCGTTTAGGACATCTCTCCGATACCCAGCTGAATACAGCATTGAATAAACTTCAAAACCAAAATAACAAGGATCAAATCCGTAAATATTTATTGCAAAACCCACTAACACATCAGTATAATGTAAATATTTCCGGGGCGAACGAACGAAGTAGCAATTTATTATCCTTAATGTACGAGAGTGATCGAGATGGTTTCAAGGAAAATAAGAAAGATAAATTGATGGTTAATTATAGGACGGATGTCAAACTATCCAAATGGCTGGATTTCAATTTTTCGGGGATGGTTCAATATAACAAGATCAAGAATAGTGGTATCAACGCCTCGTCTTTACCACGCTATGCTAGTTTTGCAAATTATACATCTCCCTCTTTCGGGGCCGCTATTGGTAGTATAAAGGAGCTTTCTCCCTATGATATGTTAGTCAACGAGGATGGAACACGCACACAACTTAGTGGGAATTTTTACGTACCGATTTTAGAAAGTCAAGTCCCTAGTGAAAATTTTCCTTATGTAGATTGGTCGTATAACCCAATTACTGAAATCGAGAATCGTGATTTAGGCCGTAAAGAACTGAATACAAGAATTCAAGGAGGATTTTTAGTCCGTTTATGGGAAGGCTTTACCTTCGATACGAAATTACAATACGAGATGTATAACACGTATTACAAGGATGTTTTCAACGAGAACACGTATTATGTTCGCAGATTGATCAATACTACTTCTTCTTGGGATAAGATTAGTGATGAGGTTACACCTAATTTAGCTAAAGGAGGTATACGAGATGAGGCCAAAGTTGACGTGCGAGCTTTCAATTTCCGTAATCAATTGAATTTTGTGCGCACATTTGAGGAACGCCATGCCGTGAATGTTATTGCCGGAATGGAAATCAGTGAACGTGTCCGGGAACAAACTACTTACGCTCGCACATACGGGTATAACAATAAGACCCTAAGCGTGGGGATTTTCCCTAATGGCCCGATGGGATCCGGTACAAAGGACTGGCAAGGAAGTAGTAATGATTACAATTATGCATTCAGTTACACGAATGGTTTTAACTATATCTCCGATCGTTATTTTTCCTTATTCGCAAATGCAGCTTATACTTTTGATGACAAATATACGCTTTCAGGTAGCGTACGGACAGATGCTTCCAATTTAATCACGGATGATCCTAAATACCGTTATTCTCCTTTTTGGTCGATCGGTTTAGGCTGGCAGATAGGAAAAGAAAAATTCATGCAAAAATATGATTGGATTGATCGTTTAAATGTCCGCCTTACTTATGGTTACAATGGAAACGTGGACAGGTCTACTTCTTTTCGACCTTTGATTAATGTTTCCCCAACTCAAAATACCTACATACAAGATGTTACAGCCACTATACAAAGTTTCGGGAATCCTTCTCTACGTTGGGAAAAAACCGGAACTTGGGATTTTGGAGTAGACTACACTCTCTTAGAAGGTAAATTGTTCGGAAAGATTGATGTGTACAGTAAAATGGGGAAGGACTTGATTGCTTCTATGACAATCCCTTCGGTAAATGGAACTTCAACACAAGCTCTTAATGCCGCAGAAATGACAAATCGAGGGATAGAATTGGAAGTCGGAACTTCCCTGAAAATACTTGAAAATGATATCACTTGGTCCGGTAGTGTGAATTTTTCATATAACAAAAACCGTATCCGTAAGTTGCACAAGTCTATGTATACCGCAACGGAATTGTACGAGGGAAGTACTCGAAGTTATCTCGAAGGTTATGACGCAAACACTCTATGGGTATTTAAGTATGCCGGGGTTATAAACAAAGGCAATGAAAACAACCCTGACTGGCAACCGGTAGTAGAGGGTGCGAACGGAGATATGTATGACTTTACAACTTCGACTCCTGGTGATGGAAGAAATTATATGAAACATGCAGGGACGAAGGTGGCTCCTTATAGTTTCGGTTTCTCCAATTCTTTTAAAATATATGATTTTAATATCTCTTTTCTTATAACAGGAAAATTTGGACACAAATTCTTGCGCCAATCCTTCAATTATCCAAGCATGTGGGATGGGAAGGCATTACCTAACAAGTATTATCAAGAAATCGTTTCATCAGATCCGAGTGACAGAGTACCCATTCCTTTTGGGAAGTCGGAGCCTCGTTTCTTATATTGGGACCGTTTTTACCCCGTTTTAGATTATTTGGTTGAAAATGCCGGTCACGTTCGCTTACGTGAGATTAATATATCTTACCAAATGCCTTCACACTGGCTATCTCGTATAGGAATCAATTCTTTAGCTCTTTATGCACAAGGTAATGATCTGTACTCGTGGTTCAATAATAAATACGATGAGGATCCGGAACATCCTTTGGGAAGCGTGAAGCCTCAGGCTACTTACACATTTGGTTTAAGGTTTGATTTTTAA
- a CDS encoding IS4 family transposase, whose product MNQGKFVFSQVVEYIPRYQFDKLVKQYKGDWHTKNLSSYNHLLHLLFGQLTGCDSLRDICLCLEAHNKMLYHLGFRKAVNHTSLSRANESRDYRIFEGLGLYLIATVRPMFSNIQLSQITIDNVIYALDSTTISTSIRLATWALGKYSKGAVKMHALLDLRGSIPANIHITDGKWHDSNELDALAPEPYAFYVMDKAYVDFKALFRFHQAQAFWVSRPKENMKFETVEQMDISDVKSGVLEDSRIRVTGYNSSKLYPEAMRFVRVYDPDNDTIVDFISNNFEVSALEISNLYRHRWDIEVFFKWIKQNITVKTLWGYSENAVKIHLWAAIISYLTVVRIKVASNSPYSITEVATLIRISALERTDLRSLITKLDSSIISNQNVKELSLFDDI is encoded by the coding sequence ATGAATCAAGGCAAGTTTGTATTTTCCCAAGTTGTCGAGTATATACCGCGTTATCAGTTTGATAAACTCGTAAAGCAATATAAAGGAGATTGGCATACCAAAAATCTCAGCAGTTACAATCACCTCCTTCATCTGCTTTTCGGACAGTTGACAGGATGTGATTCTCTGAGGGATATTTGTCTATGCCTCGAAGCCCATAACAAGATGCTTTATCATCTCGGTTTTCGTAAGGCCGTGAACCATACCTCATTGTCTCGTGCAAACGAAAGCAGGGATTATCGCATTTTTGAGGGGCTGGGCCTTTATTTGATTGCCACGGTCAGACCGATGTTCTCAAATATCCAACTGTCTCAAATTACCATTGATAACGTGATATATGCGCTTGATTCCACGACCATATCAACCAGTATAAGGCTTGCAACGTGGGCTTTGGGGAAATACAGCAAAGGAGCTGTCAAGATGCACGCCCTGTTGGATTTGAGAGGCAGCATACCTGCCAATATCCATATCACGGACGGCAAGTGGCATGACAGCAACGAGCTTGATGCACTGGCACCGGAGCCTTATGCTTTCTACGTGATGGATAAGGCCTATGTTGACTTTAAAGCACTTTTCAGATTTCATCAGGCTCAGGCATTTTGGGTATCACGTCCAAAAGAGAACATGAAATTCGAGACTGTCGAGCAGATGGATATTTCCGATGTCAAGTCTGGCGTACTGGAAGACTCCCGTATAAGGGTAACGGGGTATAACTCAAGCAAGCTGTATCCCGAAGCCATGAGATTTGTCCGCGTTTATGACCCTGATAATGATACTATTGTGGACTTTATATCCAATAACTTTGAAGTCAGTGCCTTGGAAATATCCAACTTGTACCGCCATCGATGGGATATAGAGGTATTCTTCAAGTGGATTAAACAGAACATTACCGTAAAAACTCTGTGGGGATATTCGGAAAATGCTGTCAAAATCCATCTTTGGGCTGCCATCATATCGTATCTGACAGTAGTAAGAATAAAGGTTGCCAGCAACAGCCCTTATTCAATCACCGAGGTGGCTACCCTGATTAGAATATCCGCGTTGGAAAGGACTGACCTGCGGTCGTTGATAACCAAGCTAGACTCATCAATCATTTCAAACCAAAATGTCAAAGAACTCTCGTTATTTGATGATATTTAA
- a CDS encoding IS1380-like element IS612 family transposase: MAKVQIKSEKLTPFGGIFSIMEKFDSMLSPVIDSTLGQRCRSIIGYQFSEIVRSLMSVYFCGGSCVEDVTSQLMRHLSYHPTLRTCSSDTILRAIKELTKENISYTSDQGKTYDFNTADKLNTLLINALVSTGELKEIEEYDVDFDHQFLETEKYDAKPTYKKFLGYRPGVYVIGDKIVYIENSDGNTNVRFHQADTHKRFFALLESQNIRVNRFRADCGSCSKEIVSEIEKHCKHFYIRANRCSSLYNDIFALRGWKTEEINGIQFELNSILVEKWEGKCYRLVIQRQRRNSGDLDLWEGEYTYRCILTNDYKSSTRDIVEFYNLRGGKERIFDDMNNGFGWSRLPKSFMAENTVFLLLTALIHNFYKTIMSRLDTKAFGLKKTSRIKAFVFRFISVPAKWIMTARQYVLNIYTENRAYAKPFKTEFG; this comes from the coding sequence ATGGCAAAGGTACAAATAAAATCTGAGAAACTCACACCTTTTGGAGGAATTTTTTCAATCATGGAGAAATTTGACTCCATGCTTTCACCCGTTATCGACTCAACACTGGGTCAGAGATGCCGCAGTATCATCGGATATCAGTTCAGCGAGATAGTCCGTTCGCTGATGAGCGTTTATTTCTGTGGCGGCTCATGCGTGGAAGACGTAACGTCACAACTGATGCGCCATCTCTCGTATCATCCTACCCTTCGTACATGCAGCTCTGATACCATCCTCAGAGCCATCAAGGAACTGACAAAGGAAAACATCTCCTATACTTCCGACCAAGGCAAGACCTATGATTTCAATACTGCAGACAAACTCAACACATTGCTTATAAACGCTTTGGTTTCTACAGGCGAGTTGAAGGAAATTGAGGAATACGATGTTGACTTTGACCATCAGTTTCTTGAAACGGAGAAGTATGATGCAAAACCGACCTACAAAAAGTTCCTCGGCTACAGGCCTGGCGTATATGTTATCGGTGACAAGATAGTCTATATCGAGAACAGCGATGGCAACACGAATGTGCGTTTTCATCAGGCAGACACCCATAAGAGATTCTTCGCTCTTCTGGAATCCCAGAACATCCGTGTAAATCGCTTCAGGGCAGACTGCGGTTCCTGCTCGAAGGAAATCGTCAGTGAGATAGAGAAGCATTGCAAACATTTCTACATCCGTGCCAACCGATGCAGTTCGCTCTACAATGACATCTTTGCTCTGAGAGGATGGAAGACGGAGGAGATTAACGGCATCCAGTTCGAACTCAATTCCATTCTCGTTGAGAAATGGGAAGGCAAGTGCTATCGTCTTGTCATCCAGAGACAAAGACGCAACAGTGGCGACCTTGACCTGTGGGAAGGCGAATACACTTACCGTTGTATTCTGACCAACGATTACAAGTCATCGACAAGGGACATTGTTGAATTCTACAATCTGCGTGGCGGCAAGGAACGTATCTTTGACGACATGAACAACGGATTCGGTTGGAGCAGGCTCCCCAAGTCATTCATGGCGGAGAATACTGTCTTTCTTCTGCTTACTGCATTGATACACAATTTCTACAAGACCATCATGAGCAGGCTTGACACCAAGGCTTTTGGGCTCAAGAAAACGAGTCGCATAAAGGCTTTTGTCTTCAGATTCATCTCCGTACCTGCCAAGTGGATCATGACTGCAAGGCAATACGTGCTGAATATCTACACAGAGAACCGCGCTTATGCAAAACCCTTCAAAACAGAATTCGGATAA
- a CDS encoding FecR family protein, which translates to MYHVETVVPSTNEPFAIAEKSVIPAGSSKAQITLANGDIVHMDNDSLRLKVREGIEINYTGGKISYKNSEEITELVYNKLEVPIGGECYIVLDDGTGVWVNAGSKLTYPVKFVGAERVVELEGEAYFEVTPGNKPFIVRSTYGNVYVHGTSFNVKSYKEEEKTYTTLVSGKVSCTYENQEIELQPGEQAITSKHEAMEKRKVNVAEYIGWKDGLYIFKRRSLGSIMNELARWYDIEVVYKDEGLKNILFTGNLKRYDTINTFMKIIKRSGDINYRIEGKTIILYK; encoded by the coding sequence ATGTATCATGTAGAAACAGTTGTACCATCAACGAACGAACCATTTGCTATAGCTGAAAAAAGCGTGATCCCGGCAGGTAGCAGTAAGGCTCAAATTACACTGGCTAATGGAGACATCGTTCACATGGATAATGATTCATTGAGACTCAAGGTTCGGGAGGGAATAGAAATTAACTATACGGGAGGGAAAATCTCTTACAAAAATAGTGAAGAGATTACCGAGTTAGTTTATAATAAATTGGAAGTGCCGATCGGGGGAGAGTGTTACATCGTTTTGGATGATGGAACTGGCGTATGGGTGAATGCAGGTTCCAAGCTTACTTATCCGGTAAAATTCGTGGGAGCAGAACGAGTTGTGGAACTAGAAGGGGAAGCCTATTTTGAAGTAACACCGGGAAATAAACCCTTTATTGTTCGATCTACTTATGGGAATGTATATGTTCACGGGACATCTTTCAACGTGAAATCTTACAAAGAAGAAGAAAAGACTTACACGACATTAGTTTCCGGAAAAGTGAGTTGTACATACGAGAATCAAGAGATCGAATTACAACCGGGAGAACAAGCTATTACATCCAAGCACGAGGCGATGGAAAAAAGAAAAGTGAATGTAGCTGAATACATTGGTTGGAAAGACGGGTTGTATATTTTTAAAAGACGCTCATTAGGATCAATCATGAATGAATTGGCTCGCTGGTATGACATCGAAGTCGTGTACAAGGATGAAGGATTAAAAAATATATTATTTACAGGAAATCTTAAACGGTATGATACGATTAACACCTTTATGAAAATTATTAAACGCTCTGGAGATATTAATTATCGAATAGAAGGAAAAACAATTATTTTATATAAGTAA
- a CDS encoding RNA polymerase sigma-70 factor gives MSIECHEILKAVNQKDLKSWKTLYDFYYSALCSYANSIIKDSETAKDLVQDILIKIWDSNGHFKEVKDLTWFLYRAVYNNSLYHLRSLQVREKAFRQIAAEEQLEFDDEQFAFTVQEELIRQLYVYIDDLPKDRREIILLSLKGYSGNEIAETLGITINTVKKQKNRGFKYLREKLQDSVWLFLL, from the coding sequence ATGTCAATAGAGTGTCATGAAATATTAAAAGCCGTAAACCAAAAAGATTTGAAATCTTGGAAAACGCTTTATGATTTTTATTATTCAGCTCTATGTTCATATGCCAATAGTATAATTAAGGATAGTGAAACAGCAAAAGATCTTGTTCAAGACATATTGATCAAGATTTGGGATTCGAATGGCCATTTTAAGGAGGTAAAAGATTTAACTTGGTTTCTTTACCGGGCAGTATATAACAATTCATTGTATCATTTACGTTCTTTACAAGTTCGCGAAAAAGCCTTTCGTCAAATAGCGGCAGAGGAACAGTTAGAATTTGATGACGAACAATTTGCCTTTACCGTACAAGAAGAATTAATCAGGCAATTATATGTGTATATTGATGATCTACCTAAAGACCGTAGAGAAATTATCCTGTTAAGCTTAAAAGGGTATTCGGGAAACGAGATTGCAGAAACGTTGGGAATAACGATTAACACGGTAAAAAAGCAAAAGAACAGAGGCTTTAAATACCTTCGAGAAAAATTGCAAGATAGTGTATGGTTATTTCTCCTCTGA